A part of Bacteroidota bacterium genomic DNA contains:
- a CDS encoding DUF4835 family protein, with amino-acid sequence MFKRIFIALFFVFAGLQISAQELNCQVSIVSQQVQGTVEKQVFEQMQKIVFEFMNNTKWTKDLYTQQERIDCSILINVTQKLSTDEYLGTIQIQSRRPVYKSSYYSPLFNYIDENFQFRFQQFTQLEFNLNTFQNNLTSVLAFYAYVVIAMDYDSYSPLGGTQYWQMAQTIVNNAQTTSEKGWKSSEGTKNRYWLIENQLQPVFQGIRDCNYKYHREGLDIMSDKVDQGRANILSSLDLLIPVYNNRPASFNMQIFFNAKGDELVNVFSKGLPEEKSKAVEKLMLVDPANTTKYLKISNN; translated from the coding sequence ATGTTCAAAAGGATTTTTATAGCACTCTTTTTTGTTTTTGCGGGATTACAGATTTCGGCGCAAGAATTAAATTGTCAGGTAAGTATTGTTTCGCAACAAGTGCAAGGTACCGTTGAAAAGCAAGTGTTCGAACAAATGCAAAAAATCGTTTTTGAGTTCATGAATAATACCAAATGGACTAAAGATTTATACACCCAACAAGAACGTATAGATTGCTCCATTTTAATTAACGTAACACAGAAGTTAAGTACGGATGAATATCTGGGAACCATACAGATACAAAGTCGCAGACCGGTTTACAAAAGCTCATATTATTCCCCGCTTTTCAATTATATTGATGAAAATTTTCAATTCAGATTTCAGCAGTTTACGCAGCTTGAATTTAACTTAAACACTTTCCAAAACAACTTAACTTCCGTTCTTGCATTTTATGCTTATGTAGTAATCGCCATGGATTACGACAGTTATTCGCCATTAGGCGGAACTCAATATTGGCAAATGGCGCAAACCATCGTTAACAATGCTCAAACCACTTCCGAAAAAGGTTGGAAATCATCTGAAGGAACAAAAAACCGCTATTGGTTAATCGAGAATCAATTGCAACCCGTATTTCAGGGCATCCGCGATTGTAACTACAAATATCACCGCGAAGGATTGGACATTATGAGTGATAAGGTAGATCAAGGTCGTGCTAACATTTTAAGTTCCCTTGATTTATTGATTCCGGTTTACAACAATCGTCCTGCTTCCTTTAACATGCAAATTTTCTTTAATGCCAAGGGCGATGAATTGGTGAATGTATTTTCTAAAGGCTTGCCTGAAGAAAAATCAAAAGCCGTAGAAAAGCTTATGTTGGTCGACCCGGCTAACACCACGAAGTATTTGAAGATCTCAAATAACTAA
- the coaBC gene encoding bifunctional phosphopantothenoylcysteine decarboxylase/phosphopantothenate--cysteine ligase CoaBC, which produces MVLQNKNIVLGISGGIAAYKCAHLVRLFVKAGAQVKVVMTPSAKEFVTPGTLSVLSKNEVLIDFFDIRSNWNNHVQLAEWADLILIAPATANTMAKMAQGICDNLLCAVYLSARSKVYIAPAMDLDMYQHPSTKSNLETLKNNGNIIIPAESGELASGLSGEGRMAEPENIIKFIESDLLSTMPLAGKQFLVNAGPTYEAIDPVRFIGNRSSGKTGIAIADELAAQGAAVTLVLGPSAYSPKNKNVNLKRVESAQEMYEACTKVYDQCDVAILTAAVADYKPSAASDIKIKKKDNEMSLELTKTNDILAELGRKKKKQILVGFALETNDTLDYARKKLEVKNLDMVVANTTSEKNPAFGADFNTVTIIDKHNNLVNFEFKSKQEIAVDVINHIKAHFLTIK; this is translated from the coding sequence ATGGTGCTTCAGAATAAAAATATTGTTTTAGGTATTAGCGGAGGAATTGCTGCTTATAAATGCGCTCATCTGGTTCGACTTTTTGTGAAAGCCGGTGCTCAGGTTAAGGTGGTGATGACGCCAAGCGCTAAAGAATTTGTTACGCCCGGAACTCTTTCTGTTCTCAGTAAAAATGAAGTACTGATTGATTTTTTTGATATCCGTTCTAATTGGAATAACCATGTACAATTAGCCGAATGGGCCGATTTGATTTTAATAGCTCCGGCCACGGCAAACACCATGGCAAAAATGGCTCAAGGAATTTGCGATAATTTGCTTTGCGCGGTGTATTTATCGGCCCGTTCTAAGGTTTATATTGCACCCGCCATGGATTTGGATATGTATCAGCATCCAAGTACTAAATCAAATTTGGAGACTTTAAAAAACAATGGAAATATCATTATTCCTGCCGAGAGCGGTGAGTTAGCCAGTGGTTTAAGCGGCGAGGGTAGAATGGCTGAGCCTGAGAATATTATTAAGTTTATTGAAAGTGATTTATTAAGTACTATGCCTTTGGCAGGTAAACAGTTTTTGGTGAATGCAGGGCCTACTTATGAAGCTATCGATCCGGTAAGATTTATCGGTAACCGAAGTTCAGGTAAAACCGGAATTGCAATTGCTGACGAACTGGCTGCGCAAGGTGCTGCGGTTACTTTGGTATTAGGACCTTCGGCTTATTCGCCAAAAAACAAAAATGTTAATCTCAAGCGCGTAGAGTCGGCGCAAGAAATGTATGAGGCTTGCACAAAAGTTTATGACCAATGTGATGTGGCTATTTTAACGGCCGCTGTGGCGGATTATAAACCTTCTGCTGCGAGTGATATAAAAATTAAAAAGAAGGATAATGAAATGAGCTTAGAGCTCACAAAAACAAATGATATCCTTGCCGAATTAGGCCGTAAAAAGAAAAAACAGATATTGGTGGGTTTTGCGCTTGAAACGAATGATACTTTGGATTATGCCCGCAAAAAGCTGGAAGTAAAAAACCTGGATATGGTTGTAGCTAATACCACTTCTGAAAAAAATCCGGCTTTTGGTGCCGACTTTAACACCGTTACTATCATTGATAAACACAATAATTTGGTTAATTTTGAGTTTAAAAGTAAACAAGAAATAGCCGTTGATGTCATTAACCACATTAAAGCTCATTTTCTAACTATTAAATAA
- a CDS encoding DNA-directed RNA polymerase subunit omega, producing MDFKKTNAELTTVTRDIRKFDGVTGNIYEAVAIMSKRANQISSEMKEELSAKLQEFSSHSDNLEEIFENREQIEISKFYEKLPKPSLISVQEFLEDKIYYRNPNKSE from the coding sequence ATGGATTTTAAAAAGACTAATGCCGAATTAACTACTGTAACTCGTGATATCCGCAAATTTGATGGAGTTACCGGAAATATTTATGAAGCGGTGGCTATCATGAGCAAACGTGCTAACCAAATCAGCTCTGAAATGAAGGAAGAGTTATCGGCAAAATTACAGGAATTTTCAAGTCATTCTGATAATTTAGAAGAGATTTTTGAAAACCGTGAGCAAATCGAAATTTCAAAATTCTACGAAAAGCTTCCTAAACCAAGCTTAATTTCTGTTCAAGAATTTTTAGAAGACAAAATCTATTACCGTAACCCAAACAAAAGTGAATAA
- the bamD gene encoding outer membrane protein assembly factor BamD, translating into MKKITKYLFVFSIIILFASCEAWRFSRLTKSSDYEKKLAKAAEYYKKENYVKAIQLYDELIPIYKGSEKAEEVYYYYTYCNYYQGDYALSQYHFKNFVRQFPSSKHAEECYFMNAYCYYLNSPYYTLDQTDTKNAIKEFQTFVDNFPESSRIDTCNVLIDKLRQKLENKDYDIMKQYFKLSDYKATITASKNFIKEFPDSKHVEESYYLMIDSYYLLAINSIPSKKLERLDGAIDNYLKFVDLYPQSKFLEKVEAVYTSSKQVKENLIKAQ; encoded by the coding sequence TTGAAAAAAATCACCAAATACCTTTTCGTTTTTAGTATCATTATCCTTTTTGCTTCATGCGAAGCCTGGCGCTTTAGCCGTTTAACAAAAAGTTCAGATTACGAGAAAAAACTGGCAAAGGCAGCCGAATATTATAAAAAGGAAAATTACGTGAAAGCTATTCAGCTTTACGACGAATTAATTCCTATTTATAAGGGTAGCGAAAAGGCTGAAGAGGTATATTATTATTACACTTATTGTAATTATTACCAAGGTGATTACGCTCTTTCGCAGTACCACTTTAAGAATTTTGTGCGTCAATTTCCTTCCAGTAAACATGCCGAAGAGTGTTATTTCATGAACGCGTATTGCTATTATTTAAATTCACCATACTACACCCTCGATCAAACGGATACAAAAAACGCGATAAAGGAATTCCAAACGTTTGTGGATAATTTTCCCGAAAGCAGCCGTATTGACACTTGCAATGTTTTAATCGATAAATTACGCCAAAAGCTTGAAAATAAGGATTATGACATTATGAAACAGTATTTTAAGCTGAGTGATTACAAGGCTACGATTACCGCCAGTAAGAATTTTATAAAGGAGTTTCCTGACTCAAAACATGTGGAAGAGAGCTATTATTTGATGATTGACTCTTACTATTTGCTGGCCATTAACAGTATTCCTTCAAAAAAACTCGAAAGATTGGATGGAGCTATTGATAATTACTTAAAATTCGTAGATTTGTATCCCCAAAGTAAATTTTTGGAAAAAGTAGAAGCTGTTTATACAAGCAGCAAACAAGTAAAAGAGAATTTAATTAAAGCGCAATAA
- a CDS encoding T9SS type A sorting domain-containing protein, whose product MIKKLLSGVAVFAAAFSFAQSGKQVVDIGVRETLSSNTGYAKTSAMPLQCDTLYNFNAFAPTTTVTIYTIPGSACSPSSTIPGYGGFVAGNNCYGDAAKATYYAGSAYSALTSPSVTGCFVVMYKNPTTGRGTKGAPTNTMGINIYNGSMAGGPSPTTAIGGTSATMGQVLTAFTSTSSIGVVPFAFTTPVAISGSGFFASVELPTILGDTAVIYQMFQAPTTSGWEKDATGAWFDMKTNWGGTINFELGIWPILGCSSITGLTENELANFFQVVPNPSNGIFTLVSTLSNLTYDVNVTNSLGQVIISKKGINGAAVNELNLTEYNSGVYFVNVTSGNNTITKKLILNK is encoded by the coding sequence ATGATTAAAAAATTACTTTCTGGAGTTGCAGTTTTCGCTGCAGCATTCTCTTTCGCTCAAAGCGGTAAACAAGTTGTTGATATCGGTGTTCGCGAGACATTAAGTTCTAACACAGGTTATGCAAAAACCAGCGCAATGCCATTACAGTGTGATACACTTTACAACTTTAACGCATTTGCTCCAACTACAACTGTGACTATTTACACTATTCCAGGTTCAGCTTGTTCACCTTCATCTACAATCCCTGGTTACGGTGGATTCGTAGCAGGTAACAACTGTTATGGTGATGCTGCAAAAGCTACTTATTACGCAGGTTCAGCTTATAGCGCATTAACTTCTCCGTCTGTTACAGGATGTTTCGTAGTAATGTACAAAAACCCAACTACTGGTCGCGGTACTAAAGGTGCTCCAACTAATACTATGGGAATTAATATTTATAATGGTTCAATGGCCGGTGGTCCATCACCAACTACTGCTATCGGTGGTACTTCAGCTACAATGGGTCAGGTATTAACTGCATTTACTTCAACCAGCTCTATTGGTGTTGTTCCATTTGCATTTACAACTCCTGTTGCTATTTCAGGTTCAGGTTTCTTCGCTTCAGTTGAATTACCAACTATATTAGGAGATACTGCTGTAATTTACCAAATGTTCCAGGCTCCAACTACAAGTGGTTGGGAAAAAGATGCTACCGGTGCTTGGTTTGATATGAAAACTAACTGGGGTGGAACTATCAACTTCGAATTAGGTATTTGGCCTATTTTAGGTTGTTCTTCAATCACAGGTTTAACTGAGAATGAATTAGCAAACTTCTTCCAAGTTGTTCCAAATCCATCTAATGGTATCTTCACTTTAGTATCTACTTTGTCTAACTTAACTTATGATGTGAATGTAACAAACTCATTAGGTCAGGTTATCATTAGCAAAAAAGGTATTAATGGTGCAGCTGTTAATGAACTTAATTTAACTGAGTACAACAGTGGTGTTTATTTCGTTAATGTAACTTCTGGTAACAACACTATCACCAAGAAATTAATCTTAAACAAATAA